From the genome of Ectobacillus sp. JY-23, one region includes:
- a CDS encoding AtpZ/AtpI family protein codes for MQQNRRNPLKGYALMTGILSQLVGSILIGIFFGKWIDEKVGTFPLFLIIGLLLGLATGIYAMIMLIQKFNSGDPQ; via the coding sequence ATGCAACAAAATCGACGCAATCCTCTGAAGGGCTACGCTCTTATGACAGGGATTCTTTCCCAGTTGGTAGGTTCCATTCTTATCGGCATTTTTTTTGGAAAGTGGATTGATGAAAAAGTCGGTACGTTTCCTCTATTTCTCATTATCGGTTTGCTGCTTGGTCTCGCAACGGGCATTTACGCAATGATCATGCTCATCCAAAAATTTAACTCAGGAGACCCGCAATGA
- the atpE gene encoding F0F1 ATP synthase subunit C: protein MSLGVIAAAIAIGLSALGAGIGNGLIVSRTVEGVARQPELRSTLQTIMFIGVALVEALPIIGVVIAFMVLNK from the coding sequence ATGAGTTTAGGTGTAATCGCAGCTGCAATTGCTATTGGTTTATCTGCACTAGGTGCTGGTATCGGTAACGGTTTGATCGTATCTCGTACAGTTGAAGGTGTTGCTCGTCAACCAGAACTTCGTAGCACGCTTCAAACAATCATGTTCATCGGGGTAGCACTAGTTGAGGCCCTTCCTATCATCGGCGTAGTTATCGCGTTCATGGTATTAAACAAATAA
- a CDS encoding MarR family winged helix-turn-helix transcriptional regulator, whose translation MNKEILKLENQLCFSVYACSREITRLYRPYLEELGLTYPQYLVLLVLWDKGPSLVRELGDELFLDSGTLTPMLKRMETSGLVTRERSSEDERKVFITLTKKGEALKEKAYCIPETLLQQSGVSPADFSKLLEQSRSLLQNIHQYNEKGD comes from the coding sequence ATGAATAAGGAAATACTAAAGCTTGAAAATCAACTTTGTTTTTCGGTTTATGCGTGTTCCCGGGAAATTACACGCCTATATCGTCCCTACTTAGAAGAATTGGGTCTTACGTATCCGCAATATTTAGTGCTGCTTGTGTTATGGGATAAAGGGCCTTCCCTTGTAAGGGAATTAGGAGATGAATTGTTCTTGGATTCCGGTACGTTAACACCGATGCTAAAACGTATGGAGACAAGCGGACTGGTAACGAGAGAGCGTTCGTCAGAAGATGAGCGTAAAGTGTTTATCACTTTGACAAAAAAGGGAGAGGCATTAAAGGAAAAAGCATATTGTATTCCTGAAACTCTTCTACAGCAAAGCGGTGTTTCTCCAGCTGATTTTTCTAAGTTGCTGGAGCAAAGCCGTTCGCTTTTACAAAATATTCATCAATACAATGAAAAAGGAGACTAA
- a CDS encoding F0F1 ATP synthase subunit delta, translating to MSKDIVASRYAVALFKLAKEKHMLETFEEELRTVKEVFQNTKELHMFLEQPNISNEKKKDMLKTVFSSLSQPMLNTLCLLVDKQREDIVTDIADAYFELANAERNIADATVYSVRPLTEDEKAGIAEVFAKRDGKDAIRIKNVVNTELLGGIKVRIGNRIYDGSLQGKLARIQRELLKNR from the coding sequence ATGAGCAAAGATATTGTAGCTAGCCGTTATGCAGTCGCTCTTTTTAAGCTTGCAAAAGAAAAGCATATGCTGGAGACGTTTGAAGAGGAGTTGCGCACGGTTAAGGAAGTTTTCCAAAACACAAAGGAATTACATATGTTCCTTGAGCAGCCAAATATCTCCAACGAGAAAAAGAAGGATATGTTAAAAACAGTATTCTCTTCTTTATCTCAACCAATGTTAAACACACTATGTCTTCTTGTTGATAAACAACGTGAAGACATTGTAACGGATATTGCGGATGCGTATTTTGAGCTAGCGAATGCGGAGCGCAACATCGCAGATGCTACTGTGTACTCTGTTCGTCCTTTAACGGAAGATGAGAAAGCAGGCATTGCTGAGGTGTTCGCAAAGCGCGACGGCAAAGATGCAATTCGTATTAAAAATGTTGTGAACACAGAGCTGCTTGGCGGCATTAAGGTTCGCATCGGCAACCGTATTTATGACGGAAGCCTGCAAGGAAAATTGGCGCGTATTCAACGTGAACTTTTGAAGAATAGATAG
- a CDS encoding PTS glucose transporter subunit IIA, with protein sequence MLKKLFGLSKTKKDELIVAPLTGAVKNIEEVPDPVFAQRMMGDGIAIVPEEGVVVSPVDGEVVQLFHTKHAIGIKSRNGLEILIHVGLETVNLNGEGFEAHVTTGQQVKAGDKLITFDLAFISENAKSTITPIVITNGDVFGAVDKSLDIRAEKGTTQVMKVALEK encoded by the coding sequence ATGTTAAAAAAATTATTTGGTTTATCAAAAACAAAAAAAGATGAATTGATTGTAGCGCCGCTTACAGGTGCTGTTAAAAATATTGAAGAAGTGCCGGATCCAGTGTTCGCACAACGTATGATGGGCGACGGGATTGCGATTGTTCCTGAGGAAGGTGTGGTTGTATCTCCGGTTGATGGTGAGGTTGTACAGTTGTTTCATACCAAGCATGCAATCGGTATTAAATCGAGAAATGGTCTTGAAATTTTAATTCACGTTGGCTTGGAAACAGTTAATCTAAATGGTGAAGGATTTGAAGCACATGTGACTACAGGTCAGCAAGTAAAAGCAGGTGACAAGCTGATTACATTTGATCTAGCGTTTATTTCAGAAAACGCAAAAAGTACGATTACACCTATTGTCATTACAAATGGGGATGTATTCGGCGCGGTTGATAAATCACTTGATATTCGTGCTGAAAAAGGTACAACACAAGTGATGAAGGTAGCGCTTGAGAAGTAA
- a CDS encoding S8 family serine peptidase, whose translation MIRLILLILCVWVSPVHAMTFPDHPKAPVQYENEQEVVIIEVTPDRLRDVQAHIHNRYPNITVRAVYQTALHGLSVKGRRRELRELYQIPGVERVTPVTTYKAHINESVTLIGGQAAHGYYDEKGNRLTGKGVRVGVIDTGIDYEHPDLRRNYRGGYDTFDDDTDPMESKKVGPTLHGSHVAGIIAANGKLRGVAPDATIIAYRALGPGGTGSSETVLAAIEKAIEDKVDVLNLSLGNEVNGPDWPTSIALDRAVEKGIVAVTASGNSGPAIWTVGSPGTASKAIAVGASSPRLRIPYIEVSGRSLRLDMMEGSPEWNISRSLPWVHAGLGKEIKNAAGKIVVLERGALTFSEKAKRAQEAGAEGVIIFNNMRDSFQGAVEGVNIPVAVLSGRDGKWLLSQQGALMGTVFREEQDVLASFSSRGPVTQTWEIKPDLVAPGVSIHSTVPGGYLALQGTSMAAPHVAGAAALLRQAHPEWNPEQIKAALMNTCKLLYQNGKPYAVYEQGAGRLQIEKALRTKTLLYPAALSFGLLTGQARVKVDVTIENRTDAPRTYIFQPPPAVTGIQWHLPHTLYVDAGGKRTVPVEAEVNAAFLRNTLHQGYLTVVGDGDMVQLPYLFFTGEPNYPRIMGFQFAQGDGEGIYKYEMYLPGGADELGIVLYDAATFRYIDFLDYRQNVTNGRYEQTILNKQFLRGTYKALIFVKKGNREDTFETLLTFS comes from the coding sequence ATGATTCGACTGATTTTGCTTATCCTGTGCGTATGGGTATCACCTGTCCATGCGATGACGTTCCCGGATCATCCGAAGGCACCTGTACAATATGAGAATGAACAAGAGGTTGTCATTATTGAAGTAACACCAGATCGCTTACGAGACGTACAAGCGCATATACATAATCGTTATCCAAATATAACAGTGCGCGCTGTATATCAAACCGCATTACATGGATTAAGTGTAAAGGGAAGGCGTCGTGAACTGCGGGAGCTATATCAAATACCAGGCGTGGAGCGTGTTACACCGGTCACAACCTACAAGGCTCATATTAATGAAAGTGTAACATTGATTGGCGGGCAGGCCGCACATGGCTACTACGATGAAAAGGGAAATCGATTGACGGGCAAAGGTGTGCGCGTTGGTGTAATTGATACAGGGATTGACTACGAGCATCCGGATTTAAGACGAAATTATCGCGGTGGCTATGACACGTTTGACGATGATACGGATCCGATGGAATCTAAGAAAGTGGGACCGACTCTGCATGGTTCTCATGTAGCTGGCATTATTGCGGCGAACGGTAAACTGCGCGGCGTGGCACCCGATGCCACAATTATTGCTTATCGCGCCCTTGGTCCGGGCGGAACTGGCTCAAGTGAAACCGTACTGGCTGCGATTGAAAAGGCTATTGAAGATAAAGTAGATGTTTTGAATTTATCGCTTGGCAACGAGGTAAACGGTCCGGATTGGCCGACAAGCATCGCTTTGGACCGAGCGGTAGAAAAGGGGATTGTGGCTGTGACTGCTTCAGGTAATTCTGGTCCTGCCATTTGGACGGTCGGGTCACCGGGTACCGCTTCTAAAGCCATTGCAGTCGGCGCTTCTTCTCCGCGCCTTCGTATACCTTATATTGAGGTAAGCGGACGAAGCTTACGGTTAGACATGATGGAGGGATCGCCGGAATGGAATATCTCTCGCTCTTTACCTTGGGTGCATGCCGGTCTCGGTAAAGAGATAAAAAACGCGGCAGGAAAGATTGTTGTGTTAGAGCGCGGTGCCCTTACCTTTTCAGAAAAAGCAAAGCGCGCTCAAGAAGCGGGGGCTGAGGGCGTCATTATCTTCAATAATATGCGCGACTCCTTTCAAGGAGCGGTAGAAGGGGTAAATATTCCGGTTGCTGTTTTATCAGGTCGCGATGGAAAATGGCTATTATCGCAGCAAGGCGCACTGATGGGGACGGTCTTTCGAGAAGAGCAGGATGTATTGGCTTCGTTTAGTTCGCGCGGCCCTGTAACGCAAACCTGGGAGATTAAGCCTGACCTTGTTGCACCCGGGGTCAGCATTCATAGTACGGTGCCCGGCGGTTACCTTGCTTTACAGGGAACAAGTATGGCGGCGCCTCATGTAGCCGGTGCGGCAGCGCTGCTTCGGCAAGCGCATCCGGAATGGAATCCAGAGCAAATCAAGGCGGCGCTCATGAATACGTGCAAGCTACTATATCAAAATGGGAAGCCATATGCGGTATACGAGCAAGGAGCAGGGAGACTACAAATTGAGAAAGCGTTACGTACAAAGACGCTGCTGTATCCGGCGGCGCTCTCATTTGGACTACTAACAGGGCAAGCGCGCGTAAAAGTGGATGTCACGATTGAAAATCGCACGGACGCGCCCCGTACCTATATATTCCAGCCTCCGCCTGCGGTAACGGGTATACAATGGCATTTGCCGCATACATTGTATGTAGATGCGGGTGGGAAGCGCACGGTCCCCGTAGAGGCGGAAGTAAATGCGGCTTTTTTGCGTAATACCTTGCATCAAGGATACCTTACAGTAGTAGGGGATGGCGATATGGTGCAGCTGCCGTACCTGTTTTTTACAGGGGAACCCAATTACCCGCGCATTATGGGCTTTCAATTTGCGCAAGGAGACGGAGAAGGTATATATAAATATGAAATGTATTTACCGGGAGGTGCGGATGAGCTTGGGATTGTCCTCTATGATGCGGCAACATTTCGCTATATTGATTTCTTAGATTATCGTCAAAATGTGACAAACGGCAGGTATGAACAAACTATATTAAACAAACAATTTTTAAGAGGTACTTATAAGGCGCTTATCTTTGTTAAGAAGGGAAATAGGGAAGATACATTTGAGACTTTGCTAACATTTTCTTAG
- a CDS encoding organic hydroperoxide resistance protein translates to MEHLYTAKVTATGGRNGKVVSEDNVINLDVKMPKALGGPGGEATNPEQLFAAGYAACFDSALNLVARTKRVSVGTTEVTAHVSIGKGTDGGFELAAVLEVKVPGVSKEEAEQLVAAAHQVCPYSKATRGNMDVQLKVVE, encoded by the coding sequence ATGGAACATTTATACACTGCAAAAGTAACAGCGACAGGTGGACGAAACGGCAAGGTTGTTTCTGAAGATAACGTAATCAATTTAGATGTAAAAATGCCAAAGGCACTAGGCGGTCCTGGCGGAGAGGCGACAAATCCAGAACAATTATTTGCGGCAGGATACGCAGCTTGCTTTGACAGTGCGCTTAACTTGGTAGCTCGTACAAAGCGTGTAAGTGTTGGAACAACTGAGGTAACAGCTCATGTTTCCATCGGTAAAGGAACAGATGGCGGTTTTGAACTTGCGGCAGTATTAGAAGTAAAGGTACCTGGTGTATCTAAAGAAGAGGCAGAGCAGCTAGTGGCGGCAGCGCACCAAGTTTGTCCTTACTCTAAAGCAACAAGAGGCAACATGGATGTACAATTAAAAGTAGTAGAGTAA
- a CDS encoding TIGR01440 family protein: MNELAHLKEQLQTALSDFQEQALLKEGSIFVVGCSTSEIIGSRIGTSGTMEVAEIVFKELLSFQSSTGIALAFQCCEHLNRALVVERETALKHGFEQVEVLPVRSAGGALPTYAYHNLKDPVIVEFIKADAGMDIGDTFIGMHLKHVAVPIRTSVKQIGHAHVTMANTRPKLIGGARAVYAVKQESFTCQ, from the coding sequence ATGAATGAGTTAGCGCATTTAAAAGAACAATTACAAACGGCGCTTTCGGATTTTCAGGAACAGGCTCTTTTAAAAGAAGGAAGTATTTTTGTGGTAGGCTGCAGTACAAGTGAAATTATTGGCTCACGTATCGGTACATCCGGAACGATGGAAGTTGCGGAGATTGTGTTTAAGGAGCTTCTTTCATTTCAAAGCAGCACAGGTATCGCTTTGGCATTTCAGTGCTGTGAGCATTTAAATCGCGCCTTAGTTGTAGAAAGAGAAACGGCTCTCAAGCATGGATTTGAGCAGGTAGAGGTGTTGCCGGTTCGTTCAGCGGGCGGTGCGCTCCCAACGTATGCGTATCATAATCTTAAAGATCCTGTAATTGTAGAGTTTATTAAGGCCGATGCTGGTATGGATATTGGCGATACGTTTATTGGCATGCATTTAAAGCATGTAGCTGTGCCGATTCGCACGAGTGTAAAACAGATTGGTCATGCGCACGTCACAATGGCGAATACGCGTCCGAAATTAATCGGCGGCGCTCGTGCAGTATATGCAGTCAAACAAGAATCATTTACGTGTCAATAA
- the upp gene encoding uracil phosphoribosyltransferase, protein MGKLYVFDHPLIQHKLTYIRDKNTGTKEFRELVDEVASLMAFEITRDLPLEEIEIETPVSTAKTKVIAGKKLGIIPILRAGLGMVDGILKLIPAAKVGHVGLYRDPETLQPVEYYVKLPTDVEERDFIVVDPMLATGGSAVEAINSLKKRGAKSIKLMCLCAAPEGVETVQKAHEDVDIYLAALDEKLNDHGYIVPGLGDAGDRLFGTK, encoded by the coding sequence ATGGGAAAACTTTACGTATTTGATCATCCTTTAATTCAGCATAAGCTCACATATATCCGCGATAAAAATACGGGTACAAAGGAATTTCGTGAACTTGTAGATGAAGTGGCAAGCTTAATGGCTTTTGAAATTACACGCGATCTTCCTCTTGAGGAAATTGAAATTGAAACACCGGTAAGCACAGCAAAAACAAAAGTAATTGCGGGTAAAAAGCTTGGAATTATTCCTATTTTGCGTGCAGGTCTTGGAATGGTAGACGGTATCTTAAAATTAATCCCTGCTGCAAAGGTTGGACATGTAGGTTTATATCGCGATCCAGAAACATTGCAGCCGGTTGAATATTATGTAAAGCTTCCTACTGATGTGGAGGAGCGTGATTTTATCGTTGTAGATCCAATGCTTGCGACAGGCGGATCTGCGGTAGAAGCAATCAACTCCTTGAAAAAGCGCGGCGCAAAAAGCATTAAGCTTATGTGCTTGTGCGCAGCACCTGAGGGCGTAGAAACGGTTCAAAAGGCGCATGAAGATGTAGACATCTATCTTGCGGCACTTGATGAAAAATTGAATGATCACGGCTATATCGTACCTGGTCTTGGCGATGCTGGTGATCGCTTGTTCGGCACAAAATAA
- a CDS encoding low molecular weight protein arginine phosphatase, with translation MRVLFVCTGNTCRSPMAEALLRHHGQDVFEVKSAGVYAAHGSDASTHAKEALSEKGISIEHQASQLQEEQLLWADIVLTMTEGHKQTILHYFPAVKEKVSTLFEAASGIKGDISDPFGGSLRTYQQTRDELENLILNFIKKHSNH, from the coding sequence ATGCGTGTCTTATTCGTTTGTACGGGCAACACATGCCGAAGCCCGATGGCCGAAGCACTGCTTAGGCATCACGGCCAAGATGTATTCGAGGTAAAGTCTGCAGGTGTATACGCTGCACATGGTAGCGATGCTTCCACTCATGCAAAAGAAGCGCTTAGTGAAAAGGGGATTTCAATCGAGCATCAGGCATCACAGCTACAAGAGGAGCAGTTGCTTTGGGCTGATATTGTGCTAACCATGACAGAGGGACACAAGCAAACCATTTTACACTATTTCCCTGCAGTAAAAGAGAAAGTCAGCACATTATTTGAAGCAGCTTCCGGTATAAAAGGTGATATTTCAGATCCGTTTGGCGGATCTTTACGGACATACCAACAAACGAGAGATGAACTTGAAAATTTAATTTTAAATTTTATCAAAAAGCATAGCAATCACTAG
- the glyA gene encoding serine hydroxymethyltransferase: MEHLKLQDEKVFQAIMAELGRQRSKIELIASENFVSEAVMEAQGSILTNKYAEGYPGKRYYGGCEYVDVAEDIARDRAKEIFGAEHANVQPHSGAQANMAVYFTILKQGDTVLGMNLSHGGHLTHGSPVNFSGVQYNFVEYGVDAETHVINYEDVREKAKQHKPKLIVAGASAYPREIDFKKFREIADEVGAYLMVDMAHIAGLVAAGLHPNPVPYADFVTTTTHKTLRGPRGGMILCKEEFAKAIDKSIFPGIQGGPLMHVIAAKAVAFGEALQDEFKAYAQNIINNAKRLAESLQKEGLTLVSGGTDNHLILIDVRNLNLTGKVAEHVLDEVGITVNKNTIPFDPASPFVTSGIRIGTAAVTTRGFGLEEMDEIASLIAFTLKNHDNKEALEEAKQRVDALTAKFPMYPEL, translated from the coding sequence ATGGAGCATTTAAAGTTGCAGGATGAAAAAGTGTTTCAAGCGATTATGGCCGAATTAGGAAGACAACGTTCTAAAATTGAATTGATTGCTTCTGAGAACTTTGTTAGCGAAGCCGTTATGGAGGCACAAGGATCTATTTTAACGAACAAGTATGCGGAGGGTTATCCTGGTAAGCGTTACTATGGTGGTTGTGAGTATGTGGACGTAGCGGAAGACATCGCAAGAGATCGTGCGAAAGAGATTTTCGGTGCGGAGCATGCGAACGTACAACCACATTCCGGTGCACAAGCAAACATGGCTGTTTATTTTACTATTTTGAAACAAGGCGACACAGTGCTTGGCATGAATTTATCCCATGGTGGTCACTTAACACACGGTAGTCCAGTTAACTTTAGCGGTGTGCAATATAACTTCGTAGAGTACGGTGTAGACGCAGAAACACATGTTATTAACTACGAAGATGTAAGAGAAAAAGCAAAGCAACATAAGCCAAAGCTAATCGTTGCAGGTGCAAGTGCGTATCCGCGTGAAATTGACTTTAAGAAGTTCCGTGAAATTGCTGATGAAGTTGGCGCATATCTGATGGTTGATATGGCTCACATTGCTGGTCTTGTAGCAGCAGGTTTGCATCCAAACCCAGTTCCTTATGCTGACTTTGTAACAACAACAACGCATAAAACATTGCGCGGTCCTCGCGGCGGTATGATTTTATGTAAAGAAGAGTTTGCGAAAGCAATTGATAAATCTATTTTCCCTGGTATTCAGGGCGGTCCACTTATGCACGTTATTGCCGCAAAAGCTGTTGCATTTGGTGAAGCGTTACAAGATGAGTTCAAAGCATACGCACAAAACATTATAAATAATGCAAAGCGTTTGGCTGAAAGCTTGCAAAAAGAAGGACTAACTCTTGTTTCTGGCGGCACGGACAACCACTTAATCTTAATTGATGTTCGCAACCTGAACCTAACGGGTAAAGTAGCGGAGCATGTATTGGATGAAGTAGGTATTACAGTAAATAAAAATACCATTCCATTTGACCCAGCAAGCCCGTTTGTAACAAGCGGTATCCGTATCGGTACAGCAGCCGTTACAACACGCGGTTTTGGACTAGAAGAAATGGATGAAATTGCATCTTTAATCGCATTTACGCTGAAAAACCACGACAACAAAGAAGCGCTTGAAGAAGCAAAGCAACGTGTGGACGCGTTAACAGCGAAATTCCCAATGTATCCTGAATTATAA
- the atpF gene encoding F0F1 ATP synthase subunit B — protein MLVLLGAAIPYGTIVYQLVIFLILLALLRKFAFGPLMGIMKQREEHIAGEIEAAERNNAEAKKLVEEQRTAMAQSRQEAKELIERAKKQAEEQKEGIIAAAKAEAEAVKASAVQEIQREKEQALAAVQAQVAALSVQIASKVIGKELKEEDQAALIRNYINEVGEAR, from the coding sequence ATCCTTGTGCTTTTAGGAGCTGCCATTCCATATGGAACGATTGTATACCAATTGGTTATTTTCCTAATTTTATTAGCTTTGCTTCGTAAATTCGCATTTGGACCTTTAATGGGTATTATGAAGCAGCGTGAAGAGCATATTGCCGGAGAAATCGAAGCGGCTGAAAGAAACAATGCTGAAGCCAAGAAATTGGTAGAAGAGCAACGCACAGCTATGGCGCAATCTCGCCAAGAAGCGAAGGAATTGATTGAAAGAGCGAAGAAACAAGCAGAAGAGCAAAAAGAAGGCATTATCGCTGCTGCTAAAGCGGAAGCAGAAGCTGTAAAAGCATCTGCTGTACAAGAAATTCAACGTGAAAAAGAGCAAGCACTCGCTGCTGTACAAGCGCAAGTTGCCGCTCTATCCGTTCAGATTGCTTCTAAAGTAATCGGAAAAGAGCTGAAAGAGGAAGACCAAGCTGCGTTGATTCGTAACTACATCAACGAGGTAGGCGAAGCGCGATGA
- a CDS encoding ATP synthase subunit I yields the protein MITMHELVRRQTKYTLYLTALFVLGWGFTPYQKVFLGMAFGTAAGLLGLRLVAWKTDKLLDRVERGDAKVRFKANAVSTYPRLAAIGLGIIFAVRYQHMMEAWSFGLGLLTAYLVMIIDFIYLQYGREER from the coding sequence ATGATTACAATGCATGAACTTGTCCGAAGACAAACGAAATACACGCTATACCTTACCGCGCTTTTTGTACTAGGTTGGGGTTTTACTCCTTACCAAAAGGTGTTTCTCGGTATGGCATTCGGGACAGCCGCAGGCTTATTGGGTTTGCGTCTTGTCGCATGGAAAACGGACAAGCTGTTAGATCGTGTAGAGCGAGGGGATGCAAAGGTGCGTTTTAAAGCGAATGCAGTTAGTACATATCCGCGCTTGGCTGCTATCGGACTTGGCATTATTTTCGCCGTGCGCTATCAGCATATGATGGAAGCATGGAGCTTTGGACTTGGATTGTTGACAGCATATCTTGTCATGATCATAGATTTTATTTACTTACAGTATGGAAGGGAAGAGAGGTGA
- a CDS encoding DoxX family protein, translating to MDFGLLLIRLFVGIVFMGHGAQKLFGWFGGYGLKGTGGWMESIGLKPGVFMAFMAGATEMLGGFLFAAGIFTWAGAILIAGSMLVAILTVHGKNGFWVTQNGYEYNLMLIVVVIGVALIGPGAYTLL from the coding sequence ATGGATTTTGGGTTGTTATTAATTCGTTTGTTTGTTGGGATTGTATTTATGGGGCACGGTGCGCAAAAATTATTTGGCTGGTTTGGCGGCTATGGCTTAAAAGGAACAGGCGGCTGGATGGAATCAATTGGTTTAAAACCGGGTGTATTTATGGCTTTTATGGCAGGTGCTACAGAAATGTTAGGCGGATTTTTATTCGCAGCAGGAATTTTTACTTGGGCAGGAGCAATACTAATTGCAGGATCGATGCTAGTTGCTATTCTGACTGTACACGGTAAAAATGGATTTTGGGTTACACAAAACGGATACGAATATAATTTGATGCTGATTGTAGTCGTAATTGGGGTTGCGTTAATAGGACCAGGCGCTTACACTTTATTATAA
- the atpB gene encoding F0F1 ATP synthase subunit A produces the protein MEHGQLKEFLGLTFDMSSVMMTTVAAAIVLIIAVAATRTLALRPTGMQNFMEWVMDFVKGIINSTMDWQTGGRFLTLGVTLIMYIFVSNMLGLPFMLSIHEGNEHIAWWRSPTSDPAVTLTLAVMVVTLTHYYGIKLKGTGEYVKGYFQPMPFLFPLKIIEEFANTLTLGLRLFGNIYAGEILLALLAGLGTSGALGAVGGGIAMVAWMGFSVFVGAIQAFIFTMLTMVYMAHKVSHDH, from the coding sequence GTGGAACACGGTCAGTTAAAAGAGTTTTTAGGGTTAACGTTTGACATGTCTAGTGTGATGATGACGACGGTCGCAGCCGCAATCGTACTTATAATTGCTGTAGCAGCAACGCGTACGTTGGCACTGCGCCCAACGGGGATGCAGAACTTCATGGAATGGGTTATGGATTTCGTGAAGGGAATTATCAACAGCACAATGGATTGGCAAACAGGCGGTCGCTTCTTGACGCTTGGGGTTACTTTAATCATGTATATTTTCGTATCAAACATGCTTGGATTGCCATTTATGCTTTCCATTCACGAAGGAAATGAACATATTGCATGGTGGAGATCTCCGACATCGGACCCGGCTGTAACATTAACATTAGCCGTGATGGTAGTTACCCTCACCCATTATTATGGTATTAAGTTGAAGGGTACAGGCGAATACGTAAAGGGTTACTTCCAACCGATGCCTTTCTTGTTCCCGCTAAAAATCATCGAGGAGTTTGCGAACACATTAACATTGGGTCTGCGTCTTTTCGGTAACATTTATGCGGGTGAGATTTTGTTGGCTTTGCTTGCGGGACTAGGCACAAGCGGTGCACTAGGTGCTGTCGGCGGCGGTATCGCTATGGTGGCTTGGATGGGCTTCAGCGTTTTCGTAGGTGCAATTCAAGCATTTATCTTTACTATGTTAACAATGGTGTACATGGCTCACAAAGTTAGTCATGATCATTAA
- the rpiB gene encoding ribose 5-phosphate isomerase B, with protein MKVVVASDHGGINIRKEIIGLLEELGIEYIDLGCNCEGSVDYPDFAFPAAEMVAKGEVDKGILICGTGIGMSIAANKVKGVRCALVHDTFSAKATRQHNDSNMLAMGERVIGPGLALDIARIWLSTEFEGGRHEKRVGKIKHYEA; from the coding sequence ATGAAGGTAGTTGTAGCATCAGACCATGGTGGAATCAATATTCGTAAAGAAATTATTGGACTGTTGGAAGAGCTAGGTATTGAATATATAGATTTAGGATGCAACTGTGAGGGCTCGGTGGATTATCCTGATTTTGCATTTCCAGCAGCAGAAATGGTCGCAAAAGGCGAAGTGGATAAAGGGATTTTAATTTGCGGGACAGGCATCGGTATGTCGATTGCAGCTAACAAAGTGAAAGGTGTTCGTTGTGCACTTGTTCATGACACATTTAGTGCAAAAGCGACAAGACAACATAACGACAGCAACATGCTTGCGATGGGTGAGCGTGTGATTGGCCCTGGCTTGGCGCTTGATATTGCACGTATTTGGCTATCGACTGAGTTTGAAGGTGGACGCCATGAAAAGCGAGTTGGTAAAATTAAACATTACGAAGCGTGA